The following proteins come from a genomic window of Deinococcus sp. KSM4-11:
- a CDS encoding helix-turn-helix domain-containing protein, producing MPTTKRAPSAERRLFGARLRAERRRQSLTLEDVGDRADIAWNYVAQVERGERNIGIDNMAALAHALGLDLATLLQTPEEHAEPPSG from the coding sequence ATGCCCACAACGAAACGAGCGCCGAGTGCCGAGCGCCGGCTGTTCGGCGCTCGGCTGCGTGCCGAACGGCGCCGCCAAAGTCTCACCCTCGAGGACGTCGGTGACCGGGCGGATATCGCATGGAACTACGTGGCCCAGGTCGAGCGCGGTGAGCGCAATATCGGCATCGACAACATGGCCGCGCTGGCCCACGCGCTTGGACTTGACCTGGCCACGCTCCTCCAGACCCCCGAGGAGCATGCTGAACCGCCCAGTGGATGA
- a CDS encoding beta-galactosidase, which translates to MPRVPAVPHVIYGADYNPEQWPPEVWREDVALMREAGVNLVSLGIFSWALLERAPGEFDFAWLDEVMELLHAGGIGVNLATATASPPPWLSTLYPDSRPVTVDGVRLEVGGRQLYCPSHPGFRAHVATLVRAMADRYGTHPAVQLWHVGNEYGCHIDQCYCDTCAVKFRAWLRARYTTLDALNAAWGTAFWSQHYGEWAQIQPPRRAPTYANPTQQLDWRRFSSDNILELYQLEAGILRDVTPDIPVTTNFLGFLPGLDYFEWATHEDVASVDAYPDPAAAHPHLEAGMIFDLTRSLRGGQRWILMEQATSAVNWRAINAPKAPGLTRLLNHQALAHGASGIMYFQWRASKAGAEKYHSALVQHPGPQRTRVWREVVAFGEELRTLTPLLDARVRARVGIVFDWHSRWALELDSKPAQLSLMPLVQAWYAALRQLGQNVDFVHPGGDLGAYDLLVMPNSYLLTDADATNVRAYVQGGGHLVTGFFSGIVDGHEHIGLGGYPASLRDVLGLWVEEWVPLHPDELTHVRFTGAATPVPATTWAEVIHPTGAEVLATFQDGYWQGGPAITRHVSGQGQATYIATQLPEQSLMDVLRGALTDAGMPHTTLPPHLDVTLSETQGGLILHLLNAHRADPVQVTVPGTLHTLDGQPLAQPLTLEPYGVRLVRVPAGFSVADITVVAGRH; encoded by the coding sequence ATGCCCCGCGTCCCAGCCGTGCCGCACGTGATCTACGGCGCCGACTACAACCCCGAACAGTGGCCGCCGGAGGTGTGGCGCGAGGACGTGGCCCTGATGCGGGAAGCGGGCGTCAACCTGGTGTCCCTCGGCATCTTCTCGTGGGCGCTGCTGGAACGGGCGCCCGGCGAGTTCGACTTCGCGTGGCTCGATGAGGTCATGGAGCTGCTGCATGCCGGTGGTATCGGCGTGAACCTGGCCACTGCCACCGCGTCGCCACCGCCGTGGCTGTCCACGCTGTACCCGGACTCGCGCCCCGTCACGGTGGACGGCGTGCGGCTGGAGGTCGGCGGCCGACAGCTGTACTGCCCCAGCCACCCGGGCTTCCGGGCGCACGTGGCCACGCTCGTGCGGGCCATGGCCGACCGCTACGGCACGCACCCGGCCGTGCAGCTGTGGCATGTGGGCAACGAGTACGGCTGTCATATCGACCAGTGCTACTGCGACACCTGCGCCGTGAAGTTCCGCGCGTGGCTGCGCGCGCGGTACACCACCCTGGACGCCCTGAACGCCGCGTGGGGCACGGCCTTCTGGAGCCAGCATTACGGCGAGTGGGCGCAGATCCAGCCGCCCCGTCGCGCGCCCACCTACGCCAACCCCACCCAGCAGCTCGACTGGCGGCGCTTCTCCAGCGACAACATCCTGGAGCTGTACCAGCTGGAGGCCGGCATCCTGCGTGACGTCACGCCGGACATCCCCGTCACCACCAACTTCCTGGGCTTCCTGCCCGGCCTGGATTACTTCGAGTGGGCGACGCACGAGGACGTCGCCTCGGTCGACGCCTACCCCGACCCGGCCGCCGCACATCCGCACCTGGAGGCCGGCATGATCTTCGACCTGACCCGCAGCCTGCGCGGAGGGCAGCGCTGGATCCTGATGGAACAGGCCACGAGCGCCGTGAACTGGCGCGCCATCAACGCTCCCAAGGCGCCCGGCCTGACGCGGCTGCTCAACCATCAGGCGCTCGCCCACGGCGCGAGCGGAATCATGTACTTCCAGTGGCGGGCCTCAAAGGCCGGCGCGGAGAAGTACCACAGCGCCCTGGTGCAGCACCCCGGCCCCCAGCGCACCCGCGTGTGGCGGGAGGTCGTGGCCTTCGGCGAGGAACTCCGGACCCTCACGCCGCTGCTGGACGCCCGCGTGCGGGCCCGCGTGGGAATCGTGTTCGACTGGCACAGCCGCTGGGCGCTGGAACTCGACAGCAAGCCCGCCCAGCTGAGCCTGATGCCGCTGGTGCAGGCGTGGTACGCCGCGCTTCGGCAGCTCGGGCAGAACGTGGACTTCGTGCATCCCGGCGGCGACCTGGGCGCCTACGACCTGCTGGTCATGCCGAACTCGTACCTCCTGACCGATGCGGACGCCACGAACGTCCGTGCCTACGTGCAGGGCGGCGGGCATCTCGTCACCGGGTTTTTCAGCGGCATCGTCGACGGGCACGAGCACATCGGCCTGGGCGGCTACCCCGCCAGCCTGCGGGACGTCCTGGGCCTGTGGGTCGAGGAGTGGGTGCCCCTGCACCCCGACGAACTCACCCACGTCCGCTTCACCGGTGCGGCGACGCCCGTGCCCGCCACCACCTGGGCCGAGGTAATCCACCCGACCGGCGCCGAGGTGCTCGCAACGTTCCAGGACGGCTACTGGCAGGGTGGCCCGGCCATCACCCGCCATGTCAGCGGGCAGGGACAGGCCACCTACATCGCCACCCAACTGCCCGAACAGTCACTCATGGACGTGCTCAGAGGCGCCCTGACCGACGCCGGCATGCCCCACACCACGCTGCCCCCCCACCTCGACGTGACGCTCTCCGAGACGCAAGGCGGCCTGATCCTTCACCTGCTCAACGCCCACCGCGCCGACCCCGTGCAGGTGACCGTGCCGGGCACGCTCCACACGCTGGACGGGCAGCCCCTCGCCCAGCCCCTCACCCTGGAACCCTATGGCGTGCGACTCGTTCGGGTGCCCGCCGGATTCAGCGTGGCGGACATCACGGTGGTGGCCGGCCGCCACTAG
- a CDS encoding carbohydrate ABC transporter permease, whose product MTAAPRDPRGQQARDRLNGTLLHVILVPLALLFLAPLWMMLVFATHPDTAIFSPTPPLWFGANFAENFRGLQADTNFLRTLLNSVVIASVYTVLSMLLTSLGGFAFAKYDFRGKNVLFGVIVATLTIPAFVTIIPQFILVARDLKMSNTFQAVILPSLANTIGIFYMRQAFQTVPTDLLHAARIDGASELRLFWQIALPVVRPALAALAILLFLASWNDYLWPLIVLTQKDSYTMPVALGTLVGLTRVSWGGLMVGTAIATVPFLALFLALQRHFVAGIAGGAVKD is encoded by the coding sequence GTGACCGCCGCCCCCCGCGATCCACGCGGCCAGCAGGCCCGCGACCGTCTCAACGGCACGCTGCTGCACGTCATCCTGGTGCCGCTGGCGCTGCTGTTCCTCGCGCCGCTGTGGATGATGCTGGTCTTCGCCACCCACCCGGACACCGCGATCTTCAGTCCCACGCCCCCCCTGTGGTTCGGGGCGAACTTCGCTGAGAATTTCCGCGGCCTGCAGGCCGACACGAACTTCCTGCGCACCCTGCTCAACTCGGTGGTGATCGCCAGCGTCTACACGGTGCTGAGCATGCTGCTGACCAGCCTGGGCGGCTTCGCCTTCGCCAAATACGACTTCCGGGGCAAGAACGTCCTGTTCGGCGTGATCGTCGCCACCCTGACCATCCCGGCCTTCGTGACGATCATTCCGCAGTTCATCCTGGTCGCCCGCGACCTGAAGATGAGCAACACCTTCCAGGCGGTGATCCTGCCCTCGCTGGCGAACACCATCGGCATCTTCTACATGCGCCAGGCCTTCCAGACCGTGCCCACCGACCTGCTGCACGCCGCGCGCATCGACGGGGCGAGCGAACTGCGTCTCTTCTGGCAGATTGCGCTGCCGGTCGTGCGTCCCGCCCTGGCGGCCCTGGCGATCCTGCTGTTCCTGGCGTCCTGGAACGACTACCTGTGGCCGCTGATCGTGCTGACGCAAAAGGACAGCTACACCATGCCCGTCGCGCTCGGCACCCTGGTGGGCCTGACGCGCGTGTCGTGGGGCGGCCTGATGGTCGGCACAGCGATTGCCACCGTGCCGTTCCTGGCGCTGTTCCTGGCACTGCAACGCCATTTCGTGGCCGGCATCGCCGGTGGGGCGGTGAAGGACTGA
- a CDS encoding carbohydrate ABC transporter permease, producing the protein MTTTLSPQRSARARPRSPLAPYLFLLPYLLIFLSFWAWPIVSSFLMSFKDSRLGATAPYGLSNWSRLIHDEFFGTALKNTLLIMIIQVPVMLSIATALAVALNSRLLRAAGLFRFAFFAPLVVGTVAYSAVFRLLFNTDYGMVNRALHGLGLAPVDWLNQAGPAMSVLIIAMTWRWTGYNAIILLAGLQGIPGDVYEAASLDGASPWQQFWRITLPLLRPSLLFCLVLSVIGTLQLFTEPALITNSGPGNATMTLGTYLYQQGFRSFNFGYASAIAYTVAAIAAIFSVIQLRLFGREQ; encoded by the coding sequence ATGACCACCACTCTGTCCCCGCAGAGGTCTGCGCGCGCCCGGCCCCGCTCGCCGCTCGCGCCGTACCTGTTCCTGCTGCCGTACCTGCTGATCTTCCTGAGTTTCTGGGCGTGGCCGATCGTCAGTTCCTTCCTGATGTCTTTCAAGGACTCCCGCCTGGGCGCCACCGCGCCCTACGGCCTGAGCAACTGGTCGCGGCTGATCCACGACGAGTTCTTCGGCACCGCCCTGAAGAACACCCTGCTGATCATGATCATCCAGGTGCCCGTGATGCTGAGCATCGCCACGGCGCTGGCGGTCGCACTGAACAGCCGCCTGCTGCGCGCCGCCGGCCTGTTCCGCTTCGCGTTCTTCGCGCCGCTGGTGGTCGGCACCGTGGCCTATTCGGCCGTGTTCCGCCTGCTCTTCAACACCGATTACGGCATGGTGAACCGCGCGCTGCACGGCCTTGGCCTCGCGCCCGTGGACTGGCTCAACCAGGCCGGCCCCGCCATGAGTGTCCTGATCATCGCCATGACGTGGCGCTGGACCGGCTACAACGCCATCATCCTGCTGGCCGGACTGCAGGGCATTCCAGGAGACGTCTACGAGGCCGCGTCGCTCGACGGCGCGAGCCCATGGCAGCAGTTCTGGCGGATCACGCTGCCGCTCCTGCGGCCCAGCCTGCTGTTCTGCCTGGTGCTGAGCGTGATCGGCACGCTGCAGCTCTTCACCGAGCCCGCCCTGATCACCAACAGCGGCCCGGGCAACGCCACCATGACGCTCGGCACGTACCTGTACCAGCAGGGCTTCCGGTCGTTCAACTTCGGGTACGCCAGCGCCATCGCGTACACCGTGGCGGCCATCGCGGCGATCTTCAGCGTCATCCAGCTGCGCCTCTTCGGGCGGGAACAGTGA
- a CDS encoding sugar ABC transporter substrate-binding protein: MKKTALITALTLATLSAATSAAAQGNALSGTVTVWSWDVAAKALQATIPSFNAKYPNVKVNVVDLGNQNTYDRGLAGCAAGGADLPDVYSIENNEAEVFWARFPDCFTDLNTLGADKVAAQFPAFKWTELMVGNKRYAMPWDSGPVVIFYRRDLYQQAGVNPTAIKTWDDFLAAGKKVSAKFGGSVKMGAVGNGQDDEWFRMLANQNGCFYFDNAATQVTVAKSGCVNALETVKKLIGGGVLMTTDWGGQITAFKANKLASAMFGAWYEGTIRTNAPDQKGKWGVYPMPASKAGGVRASNLGGSALALPAASKNKDAAYAFIQNALATTNGQVTMLKSEGLVPSLLTAAKDAYVAQPQPYWGGQKVWQTILDTLGDVPQARGTQYFQDARQVMIVVQADYVKGKYKTAQDALDDAAKKISSATGLPVAK, from the coding sequence ATGAAGAAGACCGCGCTGATCACTGCCCTCACCCTCGCCACCCTGTCCGCCGCCACCAGCGCCGCCGCGCAGGGCAACGCGCTGTCCGGCACCGTCACCGTGTGGTCCTGGGACGTGGCCGCCAAGGCGCTGCAGGCCACCATTCCCAGCTTCAACGCCAAGTACCCGAACGTGAAGGTCAACGTCGTCGACCTCGGCAACCAGAACACCTACGACCGTGGGCTGGCTGGCTGCGCCGCCGGTGGCGCCGACCTCCCGGACGTGTATTCCATCGAGAACAACGAGGCGGAAGTCTTCTGGGCCCGCTTCCCCGACTGCTTCACTGACCTGAACACCCTGGGCGCCGACAAGGTCGCCGCGCAGTTCCCGGCCTTCAAGTGGACGGAGCTCATGGTCGGGAACAAACGCTACGCCATGCCGTGGGATTCGGGTCCCGTCGTGATCTTCTACCGCCGTGACCTGTACCAGCAGGCCGGCGTGAACCCCACCGCCATCAAGACCTGGGACGACTTCCTGGCCGCCGGCAAGAAGGTCAGCGCCAAGTTCGGCGGCAGCGTCAAGATGGGCGCCGTCGGCAACGGTCAGGACGACGAATGGTTCCGCATGCTGGCCAACCAGAACGGCTGCTTTTACTTCGACAACGCCGCCACCCAGGTCACCGTCGCCAAGAGCGGCTGCGTGAACGCCCTGGAGACTGTGAAAAAGCTCATCGGCGGCGGCGTCCTGATGACCACCGACTGGGGCGGCCAGATCACCGCCTTCAAGGCGAACAAACTCGCCAGCGCCATGTTCGGCGCGTGGTACGAGGGCACCATCCGCACCAACGCCCCGGATCAGAAGGGCAAGTGGGGCGTGTACCCCATGCCCGCCAGCAAGGCCGGCGGCGTGCGCGCCAGCAACCTCGGGGGCAGCGCCCTGGCCCTTCCCGCCGCGAGCAAGAACAAGGACGCCGCCTACGCCTTCATCCAGAATGCCCTGGCCACCACGAACGGCCAGGTGACCATGCTCAAGAGCGAGGGTCTGGTGCCCAGCCTGCTCACGGCCGCCAAGGACGCTTACGTGGCGCAGCCGCAGCCGTACTGGGGCGGGCAGAAGGTCTGGCAGACCATCCTCGACACGCTCGGTGACGTGCCCCAGGCGCGCGGCACGCAGTACTTCCAGGACGCCCGGCAGGTCATGATCGTCGTGCAGGCGGACTACGTGAAAGGCAAGTACAAGACCGCACAGGACGCCCTGGACGACGCTGCGAAGAAGATCAGCAGCGCCACCGGCCTGCCCGTCGCGAAGTAA
- a CDS encoding LacI family DNA-binding transcriptional regulator, producing the protein MAARAQVSVSTASRVLNGHTTVNADLRERVERAMQDLRFRPNRIAQTLYHHRSHTIGCILPDIGNPFFSQLFLQLEIGAFERGYTMILGNTVSLRELERTHLRTLAERQVDGLLYLGGLANDAAPDPEDLQAVHDVAERLPVVVVNGDLPGVPVAARIRSDEAAGMRALLNLLQARGHRDVAFLGGRNDVTTSLDKLREYDALHPDAPAHWRQVTGLTIDAGRAAMATLLAGGVQPTAAVCINDLVAAGALAGAREQGVDVPGTLSLAGFDDIFVAQVVSPPLTSVNHNYDLLARTALDALMDSINGNLSPRSVEVPTVIVERGSIRTR; encoded by the coding sequence ATTGCCGCCCGCGCCCAGGTCTCGGTCTCCACCGCGTCGCGCGTCCTCAACGGCCACACCACCGTGAACGCCGACCTGCGCGAGCGGGTCGAGCGCGCCATGCAGGACCTGCGGTTCCGGCCCAACCGGATCGCGCAGACGCTCTACCATCACCGCTCCCACACCATCGGCTGCATCCTCCCCGACATCGGCAATCCCTTCTTCTCGCAGCTGTTTCTGCAACTGGAGATCGGTGCCTTCGAACGCGGATACACCATGATCCTGGGCAACACCGTCAGCCTCCGCGAGCTGGAACGCACGCACCTGCGCACCCTGGCCGAGCGGCAGGTGGACGGCCTGCTGTACCTCGGCGGCCTCGCCAACGACGCCGCCCCGGATCCGGAAGACCTGCAAGCCGTGCACGACGTGGCCGAGCGCCTTCCGGTGGTCGTCGTGAACGGCGACCTGCCCGGCGTGCCCGTCGCCGCGCGGATCCGCTCCGACGAGGCGGCCGGCATGCGCGCCCTGCTGAACCTGCTGCAGGCCCGGGGCCACCGGGACGTGGCCTTTCTGGGCGGGCGGAACGACGTGACGACCAGCCTCGACAAGCTGCGTGAATACGACGCGCTGCACCCGGACGCCCCGGCCCACTGGCGGCAGGTGACGGGACTGACCATCGATGCCGGGCGCGCCGCCATGGCCACCCTGCTCGCGGGTGGCGTGCAGCCCACGGCGGCGGTGTGCATCAACGACCTCGTCGCCGCGGGCGCGCTCGCCGGGGCGCGGGAACAGGGCGTGGACGTCCCCGGTACCCTGTCCCTGGCCGGGTTCGACGACATCTTCGTCGCGCAGGTGGTCTCCCCTCCACTGACCAGCGTGAACCACAACTACGACCTGCTGGCCCGCACCGCCCTAGACGCCCTGATGGACAGCATCAACGGAAACCTGTCGCCCCGCTCGGTGGAGGTGCCCACCGTGATCGTCGAGCGCGGCTCCATCCGCACCCGGTGA